One bacterium genomic window carries:
- a CDS encoding ABC transporter ATP-binding protein codes for MAIIATQSLVKHYGRGKKEVSGLAGVDLTVKKGDYVALVGPSGSGKTTLLLSLGGLIHPTSGKVMVDGTSIYDLKPADRIELRRSKIGFLFQTFNLIPYLTALENTQVPLMIAGKSRDEQEAIAQSTLERVGLGDRLHHKPSELSIGQQQRVALARTLANSPSMILADEPTGNLDPATVDSVAGMLRELNDEGITIVMVTHDPRMAAHAGRVEKLVDGKIEAQAG; via the coding sequence ATGGCAATCATAGCCACTCAATCATTGGTCAAACACTACGGACGTGGAAAGAAAGAAGTCTCCGGCCTTGCGGGTGTAGATCTCACCGTAAAAAAAGGTGACTATGTTGCCCTGGTCGGACCTAGCGGCAGCGGTAAGACGACGCTGCTCCTAAGTCTTGGTGGGCTGATACATCCTACGTCGGGCAAAGTCATGGTAGACGGTACGTCCATATACGATCTGAAACCCGCCGACAGGATCGAGCTGAGGCGGTCAAAAATAGGTTTCCTTTTCCAGACGTTCAACCTGATACCTTACTTGACGGCTCTTGAAAACACTCAGGTGCCTCTGATGATCGCGGGAAAGAGCCGTGATGAGCAGGAGGCAATCGCACAATCCACGCTTGAGCGCGTAGGGCTGGGCGACCGACTCCACCACAAGCCGTCGGAACTCAGCATCGGCCAGCAGCAGCGGGTCGCACTGGCGAGAACCTTGGCGAACAGTCCATCTATGATCCTTGCAGACGAACCCACCGGCAACCTGGACCCGGCAACCGTCGATAGTGTGGCCGGCATGCTCAGGGAACTGAACGACGAGGGCATCACAATCGTCATGGTTACTCATGACCCAAGAATGGCCGCGCATGCGGGTCGTGTGGAGAAACTTGTAGACGGCAAGATAGAAGCACAGGCCGGATGA
- a CDS encoding C-GCAxxG-C-C family protein: MNPKNFDLDRIRLIAEQYYRDGDYYCSESIVKTIRDEFGLPVPDSAIAMASGFPVGIGGSGCMCGAIAGGVMALGMFFGREKPKDEAVNKCMMLSRELHDIFRDRHKCLCCRVLTNGMELGSAEHMKQCVSFTGEVALETARIIIREL; encoded by the coding sequence TTGAATCCTAAAAATTTTGATCTCGATAGAATTCGACTTATAGCTGAGCAATACTACCGCGATGGTGACTACTACTGTTCGGAATCCATTGTAAAGACTATTAGAGACGAGTTCGGCTTGCCGGTACCCGATAGCGCAATAGCCATGGCCTCGGGATTCCCCGTAGGAATCGGAGGTTCGGGCTGCATGTGCGGTGCGATTGCAGGCGGCGTGATGGCGCTCGGAATGTTCTTCGGGAGAGAGAAGCCCAAGGACGAAGCAGTGAACAAGTGCATGATGCTTTCCAGGGAACTTCACGACATATTCCGGGATAGGCACAAGTGTCTGTGTTGCCGTGTGCTAACCAACGGAATGGAACTCGGATCGGCAGAGCATATGAAACAATGCGTGTCGTTCACGGGCGAGGTGGCACTTGAGACAGCGCGGATCATCATTAGGGAGTTGTGA
- a CDS encoding zf-TFIIB domain-containing protein gives MRSLPACKGVWLDRGEIDKIIEIASSGDPAQSEISDLDQKRIASERTSHHREEHDDEHEHRDYTDRKTSQPRRRESWISDIFESFGGD, from the coding sequence ATACGTAGTTTACCAGCCTGCAAGGGTGTCTGGCTTGATCGTGGTGAGATCGATAAGATAATCGAAATTGCGTCATCGGGTGATCCTGCGCAATCAGAGATTTCCGATTTGGACCAGAAGCGGATAGCCAGCGAGAGGACTAGTCACCATCGTGAAGAACACGATGATGAGCACGAGCATCGTGACTACACTGACAGGAAAACAAGTCAACCCCGGCGTCGTGAGTCGTGGATATCGGATATCTTTGAATCTTTCGGCGGCGATTAA
- a CDS encoding thioredoxin family protein: MQTKRTARLAAIAAVVIGVACTMLGVTAEAKTPPAESAIRAAAKQNRYAFVTFFKSNDSASKAMLADVKSIQGKYASRANFVSVNVGDKANRQVVSRYGADRSPIPLTLVIAPNGAITGGFPREIDKSKLSSAFVSKGTAAVLKVMQDRKLAAICLQSSKTKHNKECLATARGIKSDSRLGGAVEIVKIDSSDRSESKLLKQLGIVNSANAQLVVMAPPGRTLGKFDGTVSKASVMASLMKSMNGGGCSGGSCGPGGCK; this comes from the coding sequence ATGCAGACCAAAAGAACAGCGCGTCTTGCTGCAATTGCAGCTGTTGTCATCGGGGTCGCGTGTACAATGCTCGGTGTGACAGCCGAAGCCAAGACACCGCCCGCGGAAAGCGCAATTCGAGCCGCAGCCAAGCAGAATCGTTATGCGTTCGTTACGTTTTTCAAGAGCAACGATAGCGCCAGCAAGGCAATGCTGGCTGATGTGAAATCAATCCAGGGAAAGTATGCAAGTCGGGCAAATTTCGTCAGTGTAAACGTTGGCGACAAGGCAAATCGTCAGGTAGTCTCTCGATATGGCGCGGATCGTTCGCCGATCCCACTGACCCTTGTGATTGCGCCAAACGGAGCTATCACTGGTGGATTCCCGAGGGAAATCGATAAGTCCAAATTATCGAGTGCCTTTGTCTCCAAAGGTACTGCTGCAGTGCTCAAAGTGATGCAGGATCGCAAGCTCGCAGCAATATGTCTGCAAAGCTCCAAGACAAAGCATAACAAAGAATGCCTCGCCACAGCTCGTGGCATAAAATCCGATTCCAGACTCGGCGGTGCGGTGGAGATAGTAAAAATAGATTCGTCGGATCGGTCAGAATCAAAGCTGTTGAAGCAATTGGGCATCGTTAATTCTGCCAATGCACAACTTGTGGTTATGGCTCCTCCAGGCAGGACATTGGGCAAATTCGATGGAACAGTGTCCAAGGCGAGCGTTATGGCGAGCCTGATGAAGTCGATGAACGGCGGCGGATGCAGCGGTGGCAGTTGTGGACCTGGAGGTTGCAAGTGA
- a CDS encoding FtsX-like permease family protein gives MRKIDIILKELCERKSQLITSFIAITLGITVIVGIKTVTFYSEKAVARELDNLGANVLILPKSATVSDYYSADFADAEVPESYVDTITASGLQGVDNLSPKLTMPIKLKDRRFILTGILPKNEFKSKPAWQTGSDIFSKPMGCGAVDVAGVKTGNTDSSLDKAAVRKEVIRDLGPQEAIIGHDVAQILSLKKGSSVDIKNTNFTVRKVLPQTGTVDDSRVFAHLHTVQKMYGKSGVLSAIEIVGCCKEISKGLITGLNKALPDARVVTVSQIASTQLKTNNMMSQFSLVFLVIIVLVGGVSIANYMFANVQERRKEIGTLIAIGMSPRQLLSIFYGKAIILGAVGGIVGYVLGTVLAVLLGPRIAHIPVLPIPSLLGWALLISVALSLLATAIPAKNAAGLDPAATLMEV, from the coding sequence ATGAGAAAAATTGACATTATACTTAAGGAGCTCTGCGAACGTAAGAGCCAACTGATAACAAGCTTCATCGCGATCACTCTGGGAATAACCGTCATCGTTGGGATAAAGACGGTGACATTTTACTCCGAGAAGGCTGTAGCTCGTGAACTGGACAACCTCGGCGCTAATGTGCTGATTCTGCCCAAATCCGCGACTGTAAGTGACTACTACAGCGCAGATTTCGCCGATGCTGAAGTGCCCGAATCCTATGTGGACACGATAACCGCTTCGGGTCTGCAGGGAGTCGACAATCTCTCTCCGAAACTGACTATGCCTATCAAGCTCAAGGACCGCCGGTTTATCCTGACCGGGATACTACCCAAGAACGAGTTCAAGAGCAAACCTGCATGGCAGACCGGGAGTGATATATTTTCTAAACCGATGGGGTGCGGCGCTGTGGATGTTGCCGGAGTAAAGACCGGTAATACCGACTCATCCCTGGACAAGGCGGCTGTGCGCAAGGAGGTCATCAGAGACCTTGGTCCGCAAGAAGCCATTATCGGCCACGACGTTGCTCAGATTCTGTCATTGAAGAAAGGCAGTTCAGTCGATATCAAGAACACGAACTTCACTGTTCGTAAGGTGCTGCCGCAGACGGGCACAGTGGATGATTCGCGTGTCTTCGCCCATCTTCATACGGTGCAAAAAATGTATGGCAAGAGCGGAGTACTTAGCGCAATTGAGATCGTCGGATGCTGCAAGGAAATATCCAAGGGTCTCATAACTGGTCTCAACAAGGCTCTGCCCGACGCAAGAGTGGTCACTGTTTCGCAGATCGCCAGCACCCAGCTCAAGACCAATAATATGATGAGCCAATTCTCGCTGGTATTCCTTGTCATCATCGTTCTGGTGGGCGGGGTGAGTATAGCTAACTATATGTTCGCCAACGTTCAGGAGCGGCGCAAAGAGATCGGGACGCTTATTGCCATCGGCATGAGCCCTCGTCAGCTTCTGTCCATATTCTACGGAAAAGCAATCATCCTGGGTGCCGTGGGAGGCATAGTCGGATATGTGCTCGGCACAGTCCTGGCAGTCTTGCTTGGCCCGCGTATCGCACACATACCGGTGCTTCCCATTCCTTCGCTTCTCGGATGGGCGCTGTTAATATCCGTGGCGCTGAGTCTACTGGCAACGGCGATTCCCGCCAAGAACGCTGCCGGGCTTGACCCTGCCGCTACTCTGATGGAGGTATAG